ACCTCGCGCGCCACGCGCAGGAAATCGGTCTGCGAAGCGTAATCCATGCCGTCATGCCCCCTTTTGCGCAGGGTCGCGGATGGCGCGGGCAAATGCAAGCGGGCTTGACCGCGGCAACAGCGGAGCAGGGCAGGGGGGAGGGCTCAGCGCGGCGGCGCCCGCCCGGCCAGATCGTCAAGCCCGGCGCGCAGATCCCCTGTCAGCCCCGCGCGCTCCATGTGCTGGCGCAGCCGCCGGTTGTAGCCGCCCGGGGTGTCAAGCGCCGTCAGAAGATCGCGCAGCGGACCGGCGGCCAGGCTGGTGGCGACGAGATCGCGCAGGAAGACCTCGGCCGCGGCGGGGTCGCTGACGCGCGGGGCCAGCCAGGCCGCGGTGTCCGCCAGCGCCAGCGCCAGCGGCGACAGCACCGCCTGCGCCACCAGAAAGTCGGCCAGCTCGGCCTCGGAGGCGAGCGCGAAAATCCGGTTGCGCGCGCCGAACAGCGCCGTGACCAGCCCGGTGTCGCCAAAGGCCAGGATCGGCGATCCGCCCGCGGCGATGGCGGGATAGGGCAGCATCACCGCCTCGGCCCGGGCCGGGGCGACCCAGGCCGCGACCTCGGTCAGCGCCGCCCCCGCCATCAGAGAGATCACCCGCTGCCCGGGCCGGAACCGCAGCCCTGGCAGAACTGTGGCCGCTGCCCCCGCGACAAGGCCGAGGATCACCACATCGGCCGCCTCCAGCACCGCCTGATTGGGCGCCACGCGCAGCCCCGCGACCTCGCGCGCCAGCGCCGCCGCCCGGGTCGCGCTGCGGTCGGAGACGGTGATCTCGTGGCCGTCCGCGGCAATCCCCCGCACCACCGCCTCGGCGATCGCGCCCGTCCCCAAGATCCCGATCCGCATCCGCCCCCCGTTCGCGCCCCCGCGATTTGCCTCAGACAAACCGGAACACGCGCGGATTGCAAAGATTTTCGCGCGGCAAGGTTTGCAGAACGAATTTTGGCCGGTAGAGTTGTGTTTGATGCGGGACCGATTCAACTTTCGGGGGCAGGGGGCGATGCTTGACAGCCTGGATTGCAACCTTTGCATGCTTGGCGCGCAGGGCGCGCCGGTGGTCTTGTCGCATGGCTACGGCTGTGACCAGACCGTCTGGAAGGATGTCGCGCCGTCGCTGGCGCTGCGGCATCGGGTGGTGCTGTTCGATCACGCGGGCTGCGGGGGCGCCGATCCGGCGCTTTACGACCGTCAGCGCCATGCCCGCCTGCAGGGCTATGCCGAGGATGTCATCCGCCTGCTGACCCGGCTCGATCTGGGGCCGGTGCGGTTCGTCGGCCATTCCATCTCCTCGATGATCGGCGCGCTTGCGGCACTCGAGCGGCCCGATCTTTTCGCCGAGCTGGTGATGATCGGCCCCTCGGCCTGCTATCTGGACGAAGAGGGCTATCACGGCGGTTTCAGCCGCGACACGGTCGAGGATCTGCTGGCGCTGATGGACCGCAATTTCATTGGCTGGGCGGCCAGTTTCGCGCCGGTCGCCACCGGCAACCCCGACCGGCCGGATCTGGCGCGGGACTTCGCCCGGCGGCTGCAGCGCAACGACCCCGAGATCGCCTCGGCCTTTGCCCGCGCCACCTTCTTTTCCGACACCCGGGCGTTCTTGCCGCTGTTGCGGGTGCCGGTGCTGATCCTGCAATCGCCCGACGATCCGATCGCGCCGGACACCGCGGTCGATTTCGTGCATCGGGCGATCCCGGGCAGTCGGCTGGTGCGGCTCGACAGTTCCGGCCATTGCCCGCATATCAGCCATCCGCAGGCGGTGGCCGCGGCGCTGCGGACCGCCTTTGACACGCCGCCGCCGCAGGCCTGATGTGTGATGAGCCCGCCGACGCCCCCCATCTCTCTCTCGGCGCGCGGGACGCAGGAACCGGACCTGGCGGCGCCGGACGCCGATCATGGCGCCGCCTTGCGGGCCGCGCCTTGCGGGCTTTTGCAGCTGGATGCCGCCGGGCGCATCGAAAGCGCGAATGCGACGCTGTGCGACTGGATCGGGCGTCCCGCCGCCGAGGTGATCGGCCGGCTTGATCTGGCGGCGCTGCTGTCTCCGGCGGGGCGGCTGTTCTGGACCACGCATCTGCTGCCGCAGCTGCGGCTGAACGGGCGGCTGGACGAGGCGTCGCTGTCGCTGCCCGACCGCCGCGGCGGGGCGCGGCGCTGCCTGCTGTCGGCGCGGCGAAACCCGGACGGGGGCAGCGTGCTGGTGCTGTTCGAGGCCGAGCGGCGGCATCTGTTCGAAGAGGACCAGGCGCGCGAGGTGGCGCTGGCGCAGACCCGCGCGCATTGGCTGACGCAGATCGAGCGCATGGCCGAGGTGGGCGCCTGGTGCTGGGATCCGGCACAGGACCGGCTGCAGGGCTCGGACCGGATGTTCGACATTCTCGGGCTGCGGCCGGGCCCGGCGGACGGGCTTGACGCGCTGCTCGACCGGCTGGTCTCG
This DNA window, taken from Rhodobacter capsulatus SB 1003, encodes the following:
- a CDS encoding alpha/beta fold hydrolase; the protein is MLDSLDCNLCMLGAQGAPVVLSHGYGCDQTVWKDVAPSLALRHRVVLFDHAGCGGADPALYDRQRHARLQGYAEDVIRLLTRLDLGPVRFVGHSISSMIGALAALERPDLFAELVMIGPSACYLDEEGYHGGFSRDTVEDLLALMDRNFIGWAASFAPVATGNPDRPDLARDFARRLQRNDPEIASAFARATFFSDTRAFLPLLRVPVLILQSPDDPIAPDTAVDFVHRAIPGSRLVRLDSSGHCPHISHPQAVAAALRTAFDTPPPQA
- a CDS encoding NAD(P)-binding domain-containing protein, translating into MRIGILGTGAIAEAVVRGIAADGHEITVSDRSATRAAALAREVAGLRVAPNQAVLEAADVVILGLVAGAAATVLPGLRFRPGQRVISLMAGAALTEVAAWVAPARAEAVMLPYPAIAAGGSPILAFGDTGLVTALFGARNRIFALASEAELADFLVAQAVLSPLALALADTAAWLAPRVSDPAAAEVFLRDLVATSLAAGPLRDLLTALDTPGGYNRRLRQHMERAGLTGDLRAGLDDLAGRAPPR